AGTTAACATAAAAATATTTGACAAAGACTATTGTATACACTGTACAGTCTATTGTCAAGACACCTATCAACCCATTATATTTGTAATAATTGCACCATCGTGATATAATACACTAGAATTCAAGAAATAATTATTAAACACTCTATAATCCACTTATATAGGAGTATTTTATGAATGTAGCAGAAAGACGTGGTGAGATAAAAAAAATACTTTTAGCTAACGAAACTGCAATTTCAGCTGCTAAGCTTGCTGAGAAGCTAAATGTAAGCAGACAGATTATAGTTGGAGATATTGCACTTATGAGAGCAGAGGGCATGGAGATAAAATCAACTCCAAGGGGATATATTCTCACTCATAAGACAGATGTCTATCCATATATCGGAACCATTGCTTGTAAACATTACTCAGATAATATGCTTGATGAACTTTACACCATAGTTGACTTTGGTGGAACCTGTATAGATGTCAAGATAGATCATATCATCTATGGCGAAATCACAGGTCAGCTTGATATTTCATCTAGATATGACGCAGATGTCTTTATGAGTAAGATAAATGAGGCAGATCAGCCACTTAGCAGGCTATCTGATGGGATCCACGAGCATCGTATAGGGTGCAGAGACAAAGAAATCTTTGATATGATCCGAAAGGAACTGCTTGCCAAAAAAATAATAATTGAGTAAGAAGACGATAAAACCGCTGAATGCATAGCACTCAGCGGCTTTTGTTTGCTTATACTACTTTGATAAACTGAATTACTCAGCAATCTCTTCTACGAACTTACGTCCGTACTCTCTAAGCTGCTCGATAGTCTCCTGATCTGGCGCCCAGTTTACACGGATACCATCGTTTACGATTGCAAACTTTGATTCCTCTAGGAATTCCCTGATTAGCTTAGCAGCCTCTCCGCTCCATCCGTAGCTTCCGAATGACGCAGCCTTCTTGTTCTTGAACTTAAGACCCTTGATCATTTCTAGAATACCAGCGATAGCGTATGAGAAACCGTTGTTGATTGTAGGTGATCCAACAAGGATAGCCTTTGACTTAAATACTTCTACAAGGATATCATTCTTGTCGTTCTTTACAGCGTTAAGTATCTTAATCGTTGTATTTGGACTTGCCTGCTGAATACCCTCAGCGATAGCTTCTGCCATCTTTCTTGTTGACTGCCACATTGTATCATAGATAAGTGTGATCTGGTCTTCCTGATAGTTGTTAGCCCACTTAGCGTATAGATCCATGATTAGACCAATGTTCTCACGCCAGATGATTCCGTGGCTAGGTGCAACTAGATCAATCTTTAGGTTCATTCCCTGAACCTCAGCTAGCTTCTTTGTTACGAATGTGCTAAATGGTGTGATGATGTTTGTGTAGTACTTCTCAGCCTCATGAAGTAGCTTTGAAATGTCATCCATATCATCATAAAGCATTTCTGATGCATAGTGCTGACCGAATACGTCGTTACTGAATAGAATGTTGTCTCCTGTCATGTATGTCATCATTGTATCTGGCCAGTGAAGCATTGAGGCCTCAACGAATACAAGCTTGCTATCACCGATTTCTAGCTCGTCGCCAGTCTTAACATTTACATAGTTCCAATCCTGGTGGTAAAGACCTCTCAGAATTGACTCACCCTTCTTTGTGCAATAAATAGGTGTATCTGGAATTTCTCTCATCAAAGCAGGAAGTGTTCCACTGTGATCTGACTCATTGTGGTTCATTACGATGTAGTCGATTTCCTTTAGGTCGATTTCTTCCTTTAGTCTGTTTACAAATTCTGTATCGTATGGACCCCAAACAGTGTCTATCAATACAGTCTTCTTATCGCGAATCAGATATGAATTGTATGACGATCCTTCCATTGTTGAAAGCTCATCTCCATGGAATTTCTTTAGTTCCCAGTCAATCTTACCAACCCATGTTACTTTGTCCGTTACTCTTTTACTCATTAAATAACCTCCTAGTTAAACAATCACTCAAACTTTACCCATTAAATTAGTTCTTCGATAATACTACAAAATTGTTCTTTAGTATCTACTGAGTTGATTTTTGCCCTTACCGCAGAGCTACCCTTAATCCCCTTTAGATACTTTGCTGTGAATTTGCGCATCTCTCTGACTGCAACATATTCACCCTTGTACTCACAAAGCTCAAGCATATGGCGAACTATCATGGATTTTATATCCTCTACGCTCACCTCTTCCTGAAGCCTTGCATAGCTTGCATCTATATAATCCGAGCTTTCAGCGTCGGTATTTGTCAAATTAATTCCTTCTTGCTCCTTCATATAAGCCTGCCTTAGTTCCCTGAAAATCCATGGATTTCCTAGCGATGCTCTTCCGACCATTATGAAATCACATCCGGTCTTATCAAACATATTCTTGGCATCTTTATACGAGCAAACGTCCCCGTTTCCGATTACAGGAATTGATACTGCCTTCTTGACCTTTGCAATCTGCTCAAGGTCAGCTTCTCCGCTGTAGTACTGCTCACGTGTTCTTCCGTGTACAGCCACCACGCTGCCACCTCCAGCCTCTATGGCCTGAGCAGCTTCTACTGCAGCATTCTCAGAGCAGCCTTGTATGCCTATCCTTATTTTAGCAGAAACTGGTTTATTTGTCTCTGCTGTCATCGCCTTTATTATTCGATAAATTAGCTCAGGATCTCTAAGAAGTGCAGACCCTTCACCGTTCTTTACGATTTTTGGCACTGGACAGCCCATATTTACATCAAGGATTACATTTGGAAGCTCGTTCAGCATGGATGTTGCTCTTGCCATGATATCTGGTTCTGAGCCAAATATCTGCACTGCAACAGGAACCGTCTCTCCCTCCATATCGAGAAGCTTTGGCGTTTTTCTATCGCCATAGCACAGTCCCTTAGCGCTCACCATCTCTGTATAGACCATGGAAGCACCCATCTCTGCACAAAGCATTCTGTATACCTTATCAGTAAAACCCGCCATAGGCGCAAGAAAAAATGGTGTTTCAAACTCTAAACCTTGAATTTGAAGCATTCTCCCATTACTCATTTACTGATTCTCCCGTCTTCGGGCAATTGTGTCTTGGAGTCTTTTTGTTCTTCTGATAGATGATTTCTAGACCCTCTAGTGTCAAAAGCTTATCCACATAGTCGATGCAACCAACACCGCTATCAATCAAAGCAGAGAAGCCTCCAGTTGCAACGACAGTTATCTTCTTGTCACCGACATACTCCTGCATCTCTTTCTTCATCTTTCGCACTATATAATCACATATACCCATATGACCGTAAACTAACCCAGATTGCATACTTTCTACCGTATTTCTGCAAATAGTTTTTCCTGGTTCTTCGATTTCTACCTTAGGTAGCTTTGATGTCTTCTCAAAAAGTGCCTCTGATGAAATCTTAAGTCCTGGTGCAATAGTTCCTCCAAGGTATTCGCCCTTATCGGTAATTGCGCAGAAGGTAGTCGCTGTTCCTAGGTCGATAATGATCAGTGGTCCGCCATATTTGTGGATAGCTGCAACCGCATTTACTATTCTATCTGCTCCAACCTGCTTAGGATTATCGTACTTGACAATAAGGCCAGTCTTAACGCCTGAAGCAACTACGATTGCCTGCTTTCCGAAGTATTTTACTGCCATGTGCTGAAGTGTGAATAGCACCGATGGAACTACTGTCGATATAATCATATCATCGATTTCGCTCATGTCTATCTTCTCGTAGTCGAATAGCTGTTTTAGCAGCATTCCGTACTCGTCAGCACTCTTTCTTGTGTCTGTCTCTATACGCCAGTTTGTTAATAGTACTCCGTCCTTAAATACTCCAAGGACTGTATTACTGTTGCCTACATCAAAGGCTAATAGCATATTGTTCTCCTCAATCTTTAGCGCTAATTTACTTGATTTAGCTCGCTCTACTACTAGTTAATTACTTTTTCTAATCTCTTTAGTGCAAGTGCAATTGTAAGCCCTGGAATCACGCGGTTTCCCGTTATATCGGCTCCAAGCACCTCATTTATCTTCTTGAGTCTATATTGCACAGTGTTTGTATGTATGCCCATGAACTGCGATGTCTTACCGCTATTCATCCCCGCATCTATAACAAAGGTTTCTAGCGTCTCTAGGAGCTGCTTAGCTTTGTTTTCGCCCATTTCCTTGTTAAATGCATCGAGCAAATCTAGATAGTTCTTTTTGATATATCCACCCTGCACCTGAATATTGATACAGTTTGAAACAAGCACCATCTCATACTTGGAGAAAACTCTTTTGAACGGGAACACACTCTCAACTAGAGTCCATGTCTCGCTGATGAGTCTAAATCCGTCTCCAGCTCCCTCAAGTCCATCAAGTCCTGTTGTGTGGAAGATTCTAACTCCCTTTCCTAATTCCTTTAGACTATCGTAAAGCTCTATGCAGCTGAACTTAGTGCCAGAATGCTCATCCTTAGGCTTACCGAGAAGAACTAGTCCGTAAGTCTCAGCTCCATCCTGTATGCTTAAAACCTCGTTCCCACTGCGTTCCTCATATCCAGCCATCTTCTTACGAGCATCTGATGTATTAACACCCTTAGCATAAAATACGCTCAAAATGTTATCTGCTTTGATACCCATAGTGTCCTTTAGCGAATATGCAAGGCTCTTATTTCCTCTTATCAAGGCTTTGATAAACTCAGCCTTCACATCACGCTCAGGCGTGTACTTCCACATTCCTATCGCAAGTTCAATAATTTCAGCTAGCTTAGTTATCTCGACACTAGAATATCTATCATCGTTATCTACTATTAGGAGGAAGTATTTCTCGTCTCCGATGTTAACAGCTCCCCAATATGTTATAACGCCATCTAGATTTGTCATTGAGTACATAGCTCCAGCTTCACTGCTAGATTTCTTTTGGAGTATTCTAACAGCATCCGCGACGGTAACATTGTTTCTTGTCTCAACGACTAAAATCGGATTGAAGTCCTTAGATATAAGGGCCATCTGAAAATCATTACTTACTGCCGCTTCCTTGACAGCTGCCTGAAAGGTCTTATGCTTCTCAAAGTCCAAAAGATGATATATCGTGTTGTTTATCAAATTGTTATTAAATGTTGCTCCGAGAAGAAGTTTATCCATAATCTGCTCTATGGCATCAGCATATCCGTAATCGCTTCCTTCTGGAATGAATATCAAAGGCATTCCCATAGCCTCTGCTATTTCAATCATCTGCACATAATCTTCCCTATCTGCGTCGCTTACATGAAACACGATAAGTGCCGCTATTCCGCAAGCAGCAAGCTCCTTAACAGCCTGCGCCTGCTTTAGCGTATCGTTTTTCATTGCATAAAAAGACGTCAGAACAACTTGCTCCCTAACACCGTTATTTGCAACTGCAGTCTCCACGTCTGCAGCATCCATAACAGAAACTGTGCGTACGCTGTTTTCTAAATTTCGCTTTCCCGCGACGATTTTACAGTTTTTAAATATATCTAGTTCTAGACAATCTTTGACAGTAATCTTCATACAGGTCCCCTTAATAATTCTATTGCTTATTTTCTAGCTATTAACTATTCCTCATCTCTGCGATGTGTTGTACCGTCTGCGCTCACATACTGATTTCTGAGTCTCTCTATCTCTTCCATTAGACGTTCCTCAGCTTCGCGTCTTAGTTTTTCGCTTTCCTCAGCCTCCTGAGCATTAACCTTCCTTATCTCTGCTTCCTTTTCCATTACATCGTTTTCGATGTCTTCAGCAGACTTCTCCCCTGTGTATAGCTGCTCAAACTGCTGTCCATCAAGTGTCTCAACAGCAAGCAGTGCCTGAGCTACACGCTCTAGCTTATCGAGGTTTTCAGAAATTATCTTCTTAGTCTCCTCAAATGCCTCTTCAACTATTCTTCTGATCTCGTGATCTATCTCAGCAGCAACCTCTTCAGAATAAGATTTTTTGCTTGAGAAATCGTTACCTAGGAAAACTTCCTCAGAATCAGAGTAGTTAACTGGACCAAGCTTATCTGAGAATCCATACTTTGTAACCATAGCTCTTGCTACATCTGTTGCACGCTGAATATCGTTGCTTGCACCTGTGCTGATATCATCAAGTGTCAAAAGCTCTGCAACTCTTCCACCAAGCAAATGCTTAATATCGTTTAGCATCATGCCCTTTGTTGCATACTGCTTATCTTCCTCAGGAAGCTGCATTGTAAATCCGCCTGCTCCTCCACGAGGGATTATTGTAATCTGGTGCACAGGGTCTGATCCAGGGATGCTTCTCATCACAATTGCGTGACCCGCCTCGTGATAAGCTGTGAGCTTGCGCTCCTTCTCTGTGATAACTCTGCTCTTCTTAGCAGGTCCAGCGATAACCTTTGTTGTCGCCTCTTCTATCTCAGCCATTCTAATGAATCTGCCATTTCTTCTAGCTGTAATCAAAGCAGCCTCGTTTAGCAGGTTCTCAAGATCAGCAGGTGTAAATCCTGGAGTTCTTCTTGCGATGATTGCTGGTGATACCTCATCAGCAAGAGGCTTTGTCTTAGAATGAACCTTGATTATCTCTTCTCTACCCTTAACATCAGGTCTTCCGATTACAACCTGTCTATCAAAACGTCCTGGTCTTAGCAGTGCTGGGTCGAGTACGTCAGGTCTATTAGTTGCAGCGATGATGATGATTCCGGAGTTCTCACCAAAACCATCCATCTCAACGAGTAACTGGTTAAGTGTCTGCTCTCTCTCATCGTTTCCGCCACCAAGTCCTGCACCACGCTTACGTCCTACCGCATCAATTTCATCGATGAATACGATACAAGGTGCGCTTCTCTTAGCCTGATCAAATAGGTCTCTTACTCTGGAAGCACCAACTCCGACGAACATCTCTACAAAGTCTGAACCACTTATTGTAAAGAATGGCACTCCCGCTTCTCCTGCTGTTGCTCTTGAAACATAAGTCTTACCTGTTCCCGGAGGGCCTACTAGAAGAACGCCCTTAGGTATTCTAGCTCCGACCTCCTGATACTTTCTCGGATCTCTTAGGAAGTCTACAATCTCCTGTAGTTCCTCCTTCTCCTCCTTGAGACCAGCTACATCATCAAAGGTAATCTTGCGACCCTCACCGCGATATAGTCTCGCCTTGCTCTTTCCGAAGGAAAATGCCTTGCCATTACCTCCCTGATTCATCATAAGGTAAACTAGGAAACCTAGTGAAACTATCATGATTATGCTTGGAAGAATATTGATCAGCATAGATGAAGCTGAGCTTGGGTCATCTGTCTCAACCTTGAGTTTGCCTTTCTGCATCTGTGGATATATATATTCTTTCTCAAGATGATCTATCTCTGTGATATATGGAGCATATGTGTAAACATACTGCTTCTTTCCATTAACCTTTGTCTTTAGTAATCCTGTCATCTTAGTGTTTGTGATATTTACCTCGCTAAATTTCTCATTCTTGAGGTCATTAGCAAATGTTGAATACTTCACCTTCTTTACTTGATCAGAATCGCCACCCTTGTAGAAGTATGCCACTCCAAGGATGATTGCGAAGATAAGCAGATATACAGTAAAATTCTTTCTAAACTTCTTCAATTAATATTCCTCCTGTAATAACTAGATATGTGTACTTTGATTACTCAAAATTTGTTCTTCCCAACAAAATAGCCATTATATTTTATCATACCGGCACAGTTAGTTCAACCGATATATATGTTTTTGTATCGGCGTCAAACCTTAAAATATCGGAGACTTCCGCGAATTTCGCCTTGCCGTTAGATAGACTATTTTCGTCAACAAGAAAATATCCGAGAACCTCGTTTCCTATTGCTAGAATCAAAACCTGATCTCTATCAAATTTTGGTATCTTTCTGTCGACAAAAAGGTTCTGTATCTTCTTGTGACCAAAGGAGAATCCCATGGTATCTCCATGTCTTCTATATCTTATCTTGATCAAAGAAAAGGCATCATCTCCATGCTTTTCCTTGAGCTTGTCTGCATCCATCAAGAGTAGCTTAACTGCCTTATTTTCTGAGCCACACTCACCTGCGCTCCTGACTTTGATAGATATATGCTCTATGTATTGATCTGCACCAAAGGTATTTGCCTTCATCAGAGCAACATCCGCATATTCCTTGCAAATCATATATCCGTTTGGCAAATTAGCACTCGCCGATGCAAGCTTACTCGAAACGATATCCTCACAAGCCTTGTAATGTGCGAAGCCCATGTCTGAACTCATGCCGATTTTCTTTAGCGCCTGCACTATGACTCTTCTCCTAATGCTAGGCTCTAGCTTTGATATATCTACACCTGAAAGGACGATTTTATTCGCCTCTTTACTAAAGCTTTTCGTAATTTCCTCCAGCTCTTCACATGCGATTTTTTCTAGGAAGTTCCTATCCTCCTCGGCGCTCAAGGCAAGCCTATTCAAAGCCTTTTTGAACTCCGGATTATACTGATTCTCTATCAAAGGAATTAGTGAAAGCCTTATCCTGTTTCGATTATATATCTCCTCAAAATTTGTCTTATCAACTTGGGGCTCAAGTCCCTCAAGCTTGCAGTACTCATTTATATCCGCCTTATATGTATCCAGCAGCGGTCTTATAATAAGCCTTCCTTGCTCATCGCTTCTGATATGGTTTATTCCTACAAGACCGTCGGTTCCAGTTCCTCTCATAAGCCTAAACAAAACGGTCTCGGCCCTGTCATCTGCGTTTTGGGCAACGGCAATCTTTATTTTTTCACTTGGGACTCCGCCCTTTGCTATCTCATCAAAGACCTCAGCAAAAGCAGAATATCTAAACAATCGACCGGCCTCTTCGGTTGAAAGCCCTTTTGACTTTGCATATGCCTCGCAATCAAAATTATAAACCTTGCATTTTATGTTTCTATCGGCACAAAATTTTACGCAGAATTCCGCGTCATCGCTAGCCTCTTTTCTTAGCCCATGGTTTATGTGAACTGGATAAAGCTTTAGATTCATGCTATCTGAAACTCTGCACAATATATCAAAAAGGCACAAAGAATCCGCCCCTCCAGAGAGACCGATTACAATGTGCTCGTTTTCGCTTATTAAACTGTATTTGGAAATAGTCCCTAGGACGCTTCCGTAAACAATATTATCTTCACCTTGTTTCATAGTTTAATCCGTAAAATCTCATAGCGTTTTCAAAGGTCTTCTTAGAAGCCTCCTCAAAGCTTATCCCCTTTATCTCAGCAACTTTTGCAGCTGTGTGTTCAACATACCAAGGCTTGTTAGGTCTTCCCCTATACGGCTCAGGCGTCAAAAATGGCGCATCTGTCTCAACCATAATGTATTCTAGTGGAATTTCCTCGACTACCTTGATAGTCTTCTTGTTGTTCTTGAAGGTTACAGGTCCGCAGATTCCTATCGTTGCTCCAAGCTTAACATACTGCTTAGCCAGCTCGCTGCTTCCTGAAAAACAGTGTATATCAACCCTGCAATCAGGTGCTTGCTTACCGTATGCAAGCATGCGCATCGGAAACATCGCTGCTCTTTCATCGCCAAGCGCCCCTTCTTCGATCAAGATATCCATTGTCTCTTGATCTGCTTCTCGCGAATGAACAACTATTGGCATCTTTAGCTCGTTTGCTAGCCTTATCTGCCTTCTAAACCAATACCTCTGGTCCTCCTTGCTTGAGCGCATATAGTGATAGTCAAGTCCAATCTCACCGATGGCCTTAACGCCCTCCTGCGCAGCAAGTGATTTTATCTCCTCATAGATTGCCTCCGTCATAGAGCCGCTATCATGAGGATGAACTCCTACAGCAGCCACACACCACGGATTTTCCATGGCGTGCTTTGCTGCAAGCTTTGACGACTTAAGGTCATACCCTATATCAGCTACATATTTGAGCAGCTCGCTATCCTTTATTCCATCTATCAAAAGCTTTCTCTCTTCACTAGAGAAAGAGTCTTCATTCAGATGTGTATGTGAGTCAAATAACATGCTTTGCTCCTCCATATGTTTCAATTGGCAACTTTGAATTTACTAGCAAACAGGATTTCCATCAGGAGCTTCTGTTGTCACTAGCTCAAGCTTCTTATCTCCGTCTGCAAAGATAATCATTCCGTTTGACTCCTCACCTCTAATCTTGCGAGGCTTCAAATTTGCCACTACTACTACTTTCTTTCCTACCATTTCTTCTGGCTTATAGTGCTCTGCAACACCTGAGACTATCTGTCTAGTCTCTGTTCCAAGCTTAACCTTGAAAACAAGAAGCTTCTTGGCATCCTTATGCTTAGCTGCCTCAAGAATTGTTCCGACTCTCATGTCAATCTTATCAAAATCATCAAACTCAATCTCAGGCTTTAGCTCTAGCTTCTCTTCCACCTCTGCAGGTGCAGGCTTAAGAGCCTCCAGCTCAGCAAGTTCCTTTTCTATATCTAGTCTAGGGAATATAGCATCACCCTTGCGAACCTGAAGTCCAGCCATCATATCAAAGCGATATGCATCTTCCCAAACTATATCTCCATCGATACCTATCTGCTCTCTAACCTTCATAGTTGTAGAATGCATGAAAGGATAAATCAAAATTGATACAACTCTTAGAGCTTCTGCAAGGTGGTGCATGCAAGTGTTCAGTGAATCAACCTGACTCTCATCCTTTGCAAGAACCCAAGGCATCTTCTCATCAACATACTTGTTAGCACGTCTTACAAGAACCCATACTTCCTCAAGCGCATTGCTGAAAGAGAACTTGTCCATCTGTGCGTTAACCTTATCAGCAGCTTCAAGAGCAATTTTTTCTAAATCTGCATCAAACTCATCCTTGCTAGCTGCAGCAGGAATTACTCCACTGCAATATTTTTCTATCATAGAAACAGTTCTCGAAACTAGATTTCCTAAATCATTTGCTAAATCGTAGTTCATACGCTTTAACATGATTTCATTTGTGAATATTCCATCCTGTCCGAATGTATACTCTCTGAGAAGGAAATATTTTAGTGCATCGATTCCATATCTTTCGATAAGCATTACAGGGTCAACCACGTTGCCCTTTGATTTACTCATCTTACCACCGTCTATCAAAAGCCATCCGTGTCCAAGAACCTGCTTTGGAAGCGGCTCATCCATAGACATCAGCATAGCTGGCCAAATGATGCTGTGGAATCTCACGATTT
The nucleotide sequence above comes from Eubacterium sulci ATCC 35585. Encoded proteins:
- a CDS encoding metallo-beta-lactamase, whose protein sequence is MSKRVTDKVTWVGKIDWELKKFHGDELSTMEGSSYNSYLIRDKKTVLIDTVWGPYDTEFVNRLKEEIDLKEIDYIVMNHNESDHSGTLPALMREIPDTPIYCTKKGESILRGLYHQDWNYVNVKTGDELEIGDSKLVFVEASMLHWPDTMMTYMTGDNILFSNDVFGQHYASEMLYDDMDDISKLLHEAEKYYTNIITPFSTFVTKKLAEVQGMNLKIDLVAPSHGIIWRENIGLIMDLYAKWANNYQEDQITLIYDTMWQSTRKMAEAIAEGIQQASPNTTIKILNAVKNDKNDILVEVFKSKAILVGSPTINNGFSYAIAGILEMIKGLKFKNKKAASFGSYGWSGEAAKLIREFLEESKFAIVNDGIRVNWAPDQETIEQLREYGRKFVEEIAE
- a CDS encoding TIM barrel oxidoreductase NifR3; this encodes MSNGRMLQIQGLEFETPFFLAPMAGFTDKVYRMLCAEMGASMVYTEMVSAKGLCYGDRKTPKLLDMEGETVPVAVQIFGSEPDIMARATSMLNELPNVILDVNMGCPVPKIVKNGEGSALLRDPELIYRIIKAMTAETNKPVSAKIRIGIQGCSENAAVEAAQAIEAGGGSVVAVHGRTREQYYSGEADLEQIAKVKKAVSIPVIGNGDVCSYKDAKNMFDKTGCDFIMVGRASLGNPWIFRELRQAYMKEQEGINLTNTDAESSDYIDASYARLQEEVSVEDIKSMIVRHMLELCEYKGEYVAVREMRKFTAKYLKGIKGSSAVRAKINSVDTKEQFCSIIEELI
- a CDS encoding pantothenate kinase (type III; catalyzes the formation of (R)-4'-phosphopantothenate from (R)-pantothenate in coenzyme A biosynthesis; type III pantothenate kinases are not subject to feedback inhibition from coenzyme A and have a high Km for ATP), whose amino-acid sequence is MLLAFDVGNSNTVLGVFKDGVLLTNWRIETDTRKSADEYGMLLKQLFDYEKIDMSEIDDMIISTVVPSVLFTLQHMAVKYFGKQAIVVASGVKTGLIVKYDNPKQVGADRIVNAVAAIHKYGGPLIIIDLGTATTFCAITDKGEYLGGTIAPGLKISSEALFEKTSKLPKVEIEEPGKTICRNTVESMQSGLVYGHMGICDYIVRKMKKEMQEYVGDKKITVVATGGFSALIDSGVGCIDYVDKLLTLEGLEIIYQKNKKTPRHNCPKTGESVNE
- a CDS encoding purine catabolism regulatory protein codes for the protein MKITVKDCLELDIFKNCKIVAGKRNLENSVRTVSVMDAADVETAVANNGVREQVVLTSFYAMKNDTLKQAQAVKELAACGIAALIVFHVSDADREDYVQMIEIAEAMGMPLIFIPEGSDYGYADAIEQIMDKLLLGATFNNNLINNTIYHLLDFEKHKTFQAAVKEAAVSNDFQMALISKDFNPILVVETRNNVTVADAVRILQKKSSSEAGAMYSMTNLDGVITYWGAVNIGDEKYFLLIVDNDDRYSSVEITKLAEIIELAIGMWKYTPERDVKAEFIKALIRGNKSLAYSLKDTMGIKADNILSVFYAKGVNTSDARKKMAGYEERSGNEVLSIQDGAETYGLVLLGKPKDEHSGTKFSCIELYDSLKELGKGVRIFHTTGLDGLEGAGDGFRLISETWTLVESVFPFKRVFSKYEMVLVSNCINIQVQGGYIKKNYLDLLDAFNKEMGENKAKQLLETLETFVIDAGMNSGKTSQFMGIHTNTVQYRLKKINEVLGADITGNRVIPGLTIALALKRLEKVIN
- a CDS encoding zinc metalloprotease, which produces MKKFRKNFTVYLLIFAIILGVAYFYKGGDSDQVKKVKYSTFANDLKNEKFSEVNITNTKMTGLLKTKVNGKKQYVYTYAPYITEIDHLEKEYIYPQMQKGKLKVETDDPSSASSMLINILPSIIMIVSLGFLVYLMMNQGGNGKAFSFGKSKARLYRGEGRKITFDDVAGLKEEKEELQEIVDFLRDPRKYQEVGARIPKGVLLVGPPGTGKTYVSRATAGEAGVPFFTISGSDFVEMFVGVGASRVRDLFDQAKRSAPCIVFIDEIDAVGRKRGAGLGGGNDEREQTLNQLLVEMDGFGENSGIIIIAATNRPDVLDPALLRPGRFDRQVVIGRPDVKGREEIIKVHSKTKPLADEVSPAIIARRTPGFTPADLENLLNEAALITARRNGRFIRMAEIEEATTKVIAGPAKKSRVITEKERKLTAYHEAGHAIVMRSIPGSDPVHQITIIPRGGAGGFTMQLPEEDKQYATKGMMLNDIKHLLGGRVAELLTLDDISTGASNDIQRATDVARAMVTKYGFSDKLGPVNYSDSEEVFLGNDFSSKKSYSEEVAAEIDHEIRRIVEEAFEETKKIISENLDKLERVAQALLAVETLDGQQFEQLYTGEKSAEDIENDVMEKEAEIRKVNAQEAEESEKLRREAEERLMEEIERLRNQYVSADGTTHRRDEE
- a CDS encoding hydrolase TatD — protein: MLFDSHTHLNEDSFSSEERKLLIDGIKDSELLKYVADIGYDLKSSKLAAKHAMENPWCVAAVGVHPHDSGSMTEAIYEEIKSLAAQEGVKAIGEIGLDYHYMRSSKEDQRYWFRRQIRLANELKMPIVVHSREADQETMDILIEEGALGDERAAMFPMRMLAYGKQAPDCRVDIHCFSGSSELAKQYVKLGATIGICGPVTFKNNKKTIKVVEEIPLEYIMVETDAPFLTPEPYRGRPNKPWYVEHTAAKVAEIKGISFEEASKKTFENAMRFYGLNYETR
- a CDS encoding methionyl-tRNA synthetase; translation: MSANNNKGTYYITTPIYYPSSDLHIGHTYCTVMADAMARFKRLQGYDVRFQTGTDEHGQKIQKKAEANGVTPQAYVDDVVSRILKLWETMEISYDDFVRTTEPRHTKRVQEIFMKMYEKGDIYKSQYEGLYCTDCEAFWTESQLVDGNCPDCGRAVEPAHEEAYFFKLSEYGDKLLKLYDERPEFLEPESRRNEMRAFINQGLEDLCISRTSFDWGIPVPIDEKHVIYVWLDALSNYITTLGYPDDRAEYNKYWPADVHLVGKEIVRFHSIIWPAMLMSMDEPLPKQVLGHGWLLIDGGKMSKSKGNVVDPVMLIERYGIDALKYFLLREYTFGQDGIFTNEIMLKRMNYDLANDLGNLVSRTVSMIEKYCSGVIPAAASKDEFDADLEKIALEAADKVNAQMDKFSFSNALEEVWVLVRRANKYVDEKMPWVLAKDESQVDSLNTCMHHLAEALRVVSILIYPFMHSTTMKVREQIGIDGDIVWEDAYRFDMMAGLQVRKGDAIFPRLDIEKELAELEALKPAPAEVEEKLELKPEIEFDDFDKIDMRVGTILEAAKHKDAKKLLVFKVKLGTETRQIVSGVAEHYKPEEMVGKKVVVVANLKPRKIRGEESNGMIIFADGDKKLELVTTEAPDGNPVC